A window from Zingiber officinale cultivar Zhangliang chromosome 7A, Zo_v1.1, whole genome shotgun sequence encodes these proteins:
- the LOC122000641 gene encoding protein REVEILLE 6-like yields the protein MMLAKASANEAGGGREAAAGLYCIDRRSPMSLSGGEAPSSEDLGKKTRKPYTITKSRQSWTEQDHDKFLEALQLFDRDWKKIEAFVGSKTVIQIRSHAQKYFLKVQKNGTNEHLPPPRPKRKATHPYPQKSSKNVSQIPEAKIRFCDSCPLESDHSSTRESSSIRRNHTDMAFTSLPQNTMQPANLTKDGIVNAGVLLENNSDSSVECSRVWSACDITDKENLVTSLHVMPDFAQVYSFLGSVFDPYTSGHLQRLKMMDPIDVETMLILMQNLAFNLTSPEFEDLIRLFSVYGGDMQEAEA from the exons ATGATGCTCGCTAAGGCCAGCGCAAATGAAGCTGGAGGCGGAAGAGAGGCGGCCGCCGGCCTCTACTGCATCGACCGGCGCTCTCCGATGTCCCTAAGCGGTGGTGAAGCGCCTTCATCCGAAGACCTGGGAAAGAAGACCCGTAAGCCCTACACGATCACAAAGTCGAGGCAGAGTTGGACCGAGCAGGATCACGACAAGTTCCTCGAGGCCCTCCAGCT TTTTGATCGAGATTGGAAAAAAATAGAAGCATTTGTGGGGTCAAAGACAGTAATCCAG ATTAGGAGCCATGCACAAAAATACTTTTTGAAGGTTCAGAAGAATGGTACAAATGAACATCTGCCACCACCTCGACCCAAGCGAAAGGCGACTCATCCATATCCTCAGAAATCTTCTAAGAATG TTTCTCAGATACCTGAAGCCAAAATCCGATTCTGTGACTCATGTCCCCTTGAATCAGACCATTCCTCCACAAGAGAGAGCTCATCCATTCGGAGGAACCACACAGATATGGCATTTACTTCTTTGCCTCAAAATACTATGCAGCCTGCTAATCTGACAAAAG ATGGTATTGTAAATGCTGGAGTTTTGCTGGAAAACAATAGTGATAGCAGTGTCGAGTGTTCCAGAGTTTGGTCAGCTTGTGATATAACTGACAAGGAAAATTTGGTCACATCTCTTCATG TTATGCCAGACTTTGCCCAGGTGTACAGCTTTCTTGGAAGTGTGTTTGATCCTTATACAAGTGGGCATTTGCAAAGATTGAAAATGATGGATCCAATTGATGTTGAAACT ATGCTGATCTTGATGCAAAACTTGGCTTTCAATTTGACTAGTCCTGAGTTTGAGGATCTT ATAAGGCTATTTTCAGTATATGGCGGTGATATGCAAGAAGCTGAAGCATGA